In one Streptomyces sp. NBC_01288 genomic region, the following are encoded:
- the rpsH gene encoding 30S ribosomal protein S8: MTMTDPIADMLTRLRNANSAYHDSVTMPASKIKSHIAEILQQEGFITGWKIEDAEVGKNLVLELKFGPNRERSIAGIKRISKPGLRVYAKSTSLPKVLGGLGVAIISTSHGLLTGQQAGKKGVGGEVLAYVW, encoded by the coding sequence ATGACCATGACTGATCCGATCGCAGACATGCTTACGCGTCTGCGGAACGCGAACTCGGCATACCACGACTCCGTGACGATGCCGGCATCGAAGATCAAGTCGCACATCGCGGAGATCCTCCAGCAGGAGGGCTTCATCACGGGCTGGAAGATCGAGGACGCCGAGGTCGGCAAGAACCTCGTCCTCGAGCTGAAGTTCGGCCCGAACCGTGAGCGCTCCATCGCGGGCATCAAGCGGATCTCCAAGCCCGGTCTCCGGGTTTACGCGAAGTCCACCTCCCTGCCCAAGGTGCTCGGTGGCCTCGGCGTGGCGATCATCTCCACGTCGCACGGTCTCCTCACTGGACAGCAGGCCGGCAAGAAGGGCGTAGGCGGAGAAGTTCTCGCCTACGTCTGGTAG
- the rplE gene encoding 50S ribosomal protein L5 yields MTTTTSPRLKTKYREEITGKLREEFSYENVMQIPGLVKIVVNMGVGDAARDSKLMDGAVRDLTTITGQKPAITKARKSIAQFKLREGQPIGAHVTLRGDRMWEFLDRTLSLALPRIRDFRGLSPKQFDGRGNYTFGLTEQVMFHEIDQDKIDRVRGMDITVVTTATNDAEGRALLRHLGFPFKEA; encoded by the coding sequence ATGACTACCACCACCAGCCCGCGCCTCAAGACGAAGTACCGCGAGGAGATCACGGGCAAGCTGCGTGAGGAGTTCTCCTACGAGAACGTCATGCAGATCCCCGGCCTCGTCAAGATCGTGGTGAACATGGGTGTCGGCGACGCCGCCCGTGACTCCAAGCTCATGGACGGTGCCGTCCGTGACCTGACCACGATCACCGGTCAGAAGCCGGCCATCACCAAGGCCCGCAAGTCCATCGCGCAGTTCAAGCTGCGCGAGGGTCAGCCGATCGGTGCCCACGTCACGCTCCGTGGCGACCGCATGTGGGAGTTCCTGGACCGCACCCTGTCGCTCGCGCTTCCGCGCATCCGCGACTTCCGCGGTCTGTCTCCCAAGCAGTTCGACGGTCGTGGCAACTACACCTTCGGTCTCACCGAGCAGGTCATGTTCCACGAGATCGACCAGGACAAGATCGACCGCGTCCGGGGTATGGACATCACCGTGGTGACCACGGCGACCAACGACGCCGAAGGCCGTGCCCTTCTCCGTCACCTCGGCTTCCCCTTCAAGGAGGCGTAA
- the rpsE gene encoding 30S ribosomal protein S5: MAGPQRRGSGAGGGERRDRKGRDGGAAAAEKTAYVERVVAINRVAKVVKGGRRFSFTALVVVGDGDGTVGVGYGKAKEVPAAIAKGVEEAKKHFFKVPRIQGTIPHPITGEKAAGVVLLKPASPGTGVIAGGPVRAVLECAGVHDILSKSLGSSNAINIVHATVAALKGLQRPEEIAARRGLPLEDVAPAALLRARAGAGA, translated from the coding sequence ATGGCTGGACCCCAGCGCCGTGGAAGCGGTGCCGGTGGCGGCGAGCGGCGGGACCGGAAGGGCCGTGACGGCGGCGCTGCTGCCGCCGAGAAGACCGCGTACGTTGAGCGCGTAGTCGCGATCAACCGCGTCGCCAAGGTTGTCAAGGGTGGTCGTCGCTTCAGCTTCACCGCGCTCGTCGTGGTGGGCGACGGTGACGGCACCGTCGGTGTCGGTTACGGCAAGGCCAAGGAGGTGCCGGCCGCGATCGCCAAGGGTGTTGAAGAGGCCAAGAAGCACTTCTTCAAGGTCCCCCGTATCCAGGGCACCATCCCGCACCCGATCACGGGCGAGAAGGCCGCGGGCGTCGTCCTGCTCAAGCCTGCTTCCCCCGGTACCGGCGTCATCGCCGGTGGCCCGGTGCGAGCTGTCCTGGAGTGCGCCGGCGTTCACGACATCCTGTCGAAGTCGCTCGGCTCGTCCAACGCGATCAACATCGTGCACGCGACCGTGGCGGCCCTCAAGGGCCTGCAGCGTCCCGAGGAGATCGCGGCCCGCCGCGGTCTGCCCCTTGAGGACGTCGCCCCCGCGGCTCTGCTTCGTGCACGTGCGGGAGCGGGTGCGTAA
- the secY gene encoding preprotein translocase subunit SecY produces MLTAFARAFRTPDLRKKLLFTLGIIVVYRVGTHVPIPGVDYKSVQTCIDVSNGNQGLFGLVNMFSGGALLQITIFALGIMPYITASIILQLLTVVIPRLEALKKEGQAGTAKITQYTRYLTVALAILQGTGLVATARSGALFSGCPTANQIVPDQSIFTTITMVVCMTAGTCVVMWLGELITDRGIGNGMSILMFISIAATFPSALWAIKKQGTLAGGWIEFGTVILVGLVMVGLVVFVEQAQRRIPVQYAKRMIGRRSYGGTSTYIPLKVNQAGVIPVIFASSLLYIPALVAQFSGGTSTWKTWIQTNLTKGDHPIYLVSYFLLIVFFAFFYVAISFNPEEVADNMKKYGGFIPGIRAGRPTAEYLSYVLNRITWPGSLYLGLIALVPTMALVGFNASGNFPFGGTSILIIVGVGLETVKQIESQLQQRNYEGFLR; encoded by the coding sequence GTGCTCACCGCGTTCGCCCGGGCGTTCAGGACACCCGACCTGCGCAAGAAGCTGCTCTTCACGCTCGGGATCATCGTGGTGTACCGGGTCGGTACGCACGTCCCGATCCCGGGCGTCGATTACAAGAGCGTCCAGACCTGTATCGACGTCTCGAACGGCAACCAGGGTCTGTTCGGTCTGGTCAACATGTTCAGCGGTGGCGCGCTGCTCCAGATCACGATCTTCGCGCTCGGCATCATGCCGTACATCACCGCGAGCATCATTCTGCAGCTGCTGACCGTGGTGATCCCGCGTCTGGAAGCCCTCAAGAAGGAGGGGCAGGCCGGTACGGCGAAGATCACGCAGTACACGCGTTATCTGACCGTGGCGCTCGCCATCCTCCAGGGCACCGGTCTGGTGGCCACCGCCCGCAGCGGCGCCCTCTTCTCGGGCTGCCCGACGGCGAATCAGATCGTCCCGGACCAGTCGATCTTCACCACCATCACCATGGTGGTCTGCATGACCGCCGGCACCTGCGTCGTGATGTGGCTCGGTGAGCTCATCACCGACCGCGGCATCGGCAACGGCATGTCGATCCTCATGTTCATCTCGATCGCCGCGACCTTCCCGTCCGCTCTGTGGGCCATCAAGAAGCAGGGCACGCTGGCCGGCGGCTGGATCGAGTTCGGCACCGTCATCCTCGTCGGCCTGGTGATGGTCGGCCTCGTGGTCTTCGTCGAGCAGGCCCAGCGCAGGATCCCGGTCCAGTACGCGAAGCGCATGATCGGCCGCCGTTCCTACGGTGGTACGTCGACCTACATCCCGCTGAAGGTCAATCAGGCCGGTGTGATTCCGGTCATCTTCGCGTCGTCGCTGCTCTACATCCCGGCTCTGGTCGCTCAGTTCTCCGGCGGTACGTCCACCTGGAAGACCTGGATCCAGACCAACCTGACCAAGGGTGACCACCCGATTTACCTGGTCAGCTACTTCCTGCTGATCGTTTTCTTCGCGTTCTTCTACGTGGCGATCTCGTTCAACCCCGAGGAAGTCGCGGACAACATGAAGAAGTATGGTGGCTTCATCCCGGGCATCCGGGCTGGCCGGCCCACCGCTGAGTACCTGAGTTACGTACTCAACCGGATCACCTGGCCGGGTTCGCTGTATCTGGGTCTGATCGCTCTCGTACCGACGATGGCGTTGGTCGGTTTCAACGCAAGCGGCAACTTCCCGTTCGGCGGGACCAGCATCCTGATCATCGTGGGTGTCGGTCTTGAGACGGTGAAGCAGATCGAGAGCCAGCTCCAGCAGCGCAATTACGAAGGGTTCCTCCGCTGA
- the rplF gene encoding 50S ribosomal protein L6, which yields MSRIGKLPITVPAGVDVTIDGRTVLVKGPKGSLTHTVAAPIDIAKGEDGVLSVTRPNDERQNKALHGLSRTLVANMITGVTEGYVKKLEISGVGYRVAAKGSTLEFALGYSHSITVEAPEGISFKVENPTHFSVEGIDKQKVGEVAANIRKLRKPDPYKAKGVKYEGEVIRRKVGKAGK from the coding sequence ATGTCGCGTATTGGCAAGCTCCCCATCACGGTTCCCGCCGGCGTGGACGTCACCATCGACGGCCGTACGGTGCTGGTCAAGGGCCCCAAGGGCTCGCTGACCCACACCGTCGCAGCGCCGATCGACATCGCCAAGGGTGAGGACGGCGTGCTCAGCGTCACCCGCCCCAACGACGAGCGTCAGAACAAGGCCCTGCACGGCCTGTCCCGCACGCTGGTGGCGAACATGATCACCGGCGTGACCGAGGGTTACGTGAAGAAGCTCGAAATCAGTGGTGTCGGTTACCGCGTCGCGGCCAAGGGTTCCACCCTTGAGTTCGCGCTCGGCTACAGCCACTCGATCACGGTCGAGGCGCCCGAGGGCATCTCGTTCAAGGTCGAGAACCCGACGCACTTCTCGGTCGAGGGCATCGACAAGCAGAAGGTCGGCGAGGTTGCGGCGAACATCCGCAAGCTGCGCAAGCCCGACCCGTACAAGGCCAAGGGCGTCAAGTACGAGGGCGAAGTCATCCGGCGCAAGGTCGGAAAGGCGGGTAAGTAA
- the rplO gene encoding 50S ribosomal protein L15 — translation MAENNPLKIHNLRPAPGAKTAKTRVGRGEASKGKTAGRGTKGTKARYQVPERFEGGQMPLHMRLPKLKGFRNPFKTEFQVVNLDKLGALYPEGGEVTVEGLVAKGAVRKNSLVKVLGQGEISVALQVSVDAVSGSAKEKITAAGGTVTELV, via the coding sequence ATGGCGGAGAACAACCCGCTCAAGATCCACAACCTCCGTCCTGCCCCGGGCGCCAAGACCGCCAAGACCCGTGTGGGTCGTGGTGAGGCGTCGAAGGGTAAGACGGCTGGACGTGGAACCAAGGGCACGAAGGCCCGTTACCAGGTTCCGGAGCGCTTCGAGGGTGGCCAGATGCCCCTCCACATGCGTCTCCCGAAGCTGAAGGGTTTCCGTAACCCGTTCAAGACCGAGTTCCAGGTCGTGAACCTCGACAAGCTGGGCGCGCTGTACCCCGAGGGTGGCGAGGTCACCGTTGAGGGTCTCGTCGCCAAGGGTGCCGTTCGCAAGAACAGCCTCGTCAAGGTGCTCGGCCAGGGCGAGATCTCCGTGGCGCTGCAGGTTTCGGTTGACGCCGTCTCCGGCTCCGCCAAGGAGAAGATCACTGCCGCGGGCGGTACGGTCACCGAGCTCGTCTGA
- a CDS encoding type Z 30S ribosomal protein S14 has protein sequence MAKKALIAKAARKPKFGVRGYTRCQRCGRPHSVYRKFGLCRVCLREMAHRGELPGVTKSSW, from the coding sequence ATGGCGAAGAAGGCTCTGATTGCCAAGGCTGCTCGTAAGCCCAAGTTCGGAGTACGTGGCTACACGCGCTGCCAGCGCTGCGGCCGTCCGCACTCCGTGTACCGCAAGTTCGGCCTCTGCCGCGTGTGCCTTCGTGAGATGGCTCACCGTGGCGAGCTGCCGGGCGTGACCAAGAGCTCCTGGTAG
- the rpmD gene encoding 50S ribosomal protein L30: MARLKVTQTKSYIGSKQNHRDTLRSLGLKGINTVVVKEDRPEFRGMVHTVRHLVTVEEVD; encoded by the coding sequence ATGGCTCGCCTCAAGGTCACGCAGACGAAGTCGTACATCGGCAGCAAGCAGAACCACCGTGACACCCTGCGGTCTCTTGGTCTCAAGGGGATCAACACCGTGGTCGTCAAGGAGGACCGCCCCGAGTTCCGCGGAATGGTTCACACCGTCCGCCACCTCGTGACGGTTGAGGAGGTCGACTGA
- the rplX gene encoding 50S ribosomal protein L24: MKIKKGDTVQVITGKDKGKQGKVIAAYPREDRVLVEGVNRVKKHTKAGPTAKGSQAGGIVTTEAPVHVSNVQLVVEKDGNKVVTRVGYRFDDEGNKVRVAKRTGEDI; the protein is encoded by the coding sequence ATGAAGATCAAGAAGGGTGACACGGTTCAGGTCATCACCGGCAAGGACAAGGGCAAGCAGGGCAAGGTCATTGCGGCCTACCCCCGCGAGGACCGCGTCCTGGTCGAGGGTGTCAACCGGGTCAAGAAGCACACCAAGGCCGGCCCCACCGCCAAGGGTTCGCAGGCCGGCGGCATCGTCACGACCGAGGCGCCCGTCCACGTCTCCAACGTCCAGCTGGTCGTTGAGAAGGACGGCAACAAGGTTGTCACGCGTGTCGGTTACCGCTTCGACGACGAGGGCAACAAGGTTCGCGTTGCCAAGCGGACGGGTGAGGACATCTGA
- the rplR gene encoding 50S ribosomal protein L18 → MAYGTKIAKGDAYKRAAIKRRHIRIRKHISGTAERPRLVVTRSNRHIVAQVIDDIKGHTLASASTLDTSIRGGESDKSAQAKSVGALVAERAKAAGVEAVVFDRGGNQYAGRIAALADAAREAGLKF, encoded by the coding sequence ATGGCATACGGTACGAAGATCGCTAAGGGCGACGCTTACAAGCGTGCTGCCATCAAGCGTCGTCACATCCGCATCCGGAAGCACATTTCCGGTACGGCTGAGCGTCCGCGCCTGGTCGTGACCCGCTCCAACCGCCACATCGTGGCCCAGGTCATCGACGACATCAAGGGTCACACCCTGGCGTCGGCGTCGACCCTGGACACCTCGATCCGCGGCGGCGAGAGCGACAAGTCCGCGCAGGCCAAGTCGGTCGGCGCCCTGGTCGCCGAGCGCGCCAAGGCCGCCGGTGTCGAGGCTGTCGTATTCGACCGCGGCGGCAATCAGTACGCGGGGCGCATCGCCGCCCTGGCGGACGCCGCCCGCGAAGCCGGACTGAAGTTCTAG
- the rplN gene encoding 50S ribosomal protein L14: MIQQESRLRVADNTGAKEILCIRVLGGSGRRYAGIGDVIVATVKDAIPGGNVKKGDVVKAVIVRTVKERRRPDGSYIRFDENAAVILKNDGDPRGTRIFGPVGRELREKKFMKIISLAPEVL; encoded by the coding sequence GTGATCCAGCAGGAGTCGCGACTGCGCGTCGCCGACAACACTGGTGCGAAGGAAATCCTTTGCATCCGTGTGCTCGGTGGCTCAGGTCGCCGCTACGCGGGCATCGGTGACGTCATCGTCGCCACCGTCAAGGACGCGATCCCCGGTGGCAACGTGAAGAAGGGTGACGTCGTCAAGGCGGTCATCGTTCGCACCGTGAAGGAGCGCCGCCGTCCGGACGGCTCGTACATCCGCTTCGACGAGAACGCCGCCGTCATTCTGAAGAACGACGGCGACCCTCGTGGTACCCGCATCTTCGGCCCGGTCGGGCGCGAGCTGCGCGAGAAGAAGTTCATGAAGATCATCTCGCTGGCTCCGGAGGTGCTGTAA